The Rhodococcus sp. B50 DNA window TTACGAGCCGGCACTGAAGGCCTTCGACACGAGCCTGAAGAAGCTGGGCACCGACTACGTCGACCTGTATCTCATCCATTGGCCGCTGCAGGACCGCGACCGGATCCTGCGCACCTGGGATGCGCTCGAGAAGATCGCCGAATCAGGTCGCGCGAAGGCGGTCGGGGTGTGCAACTTCGAACCGCACCACCTGCAATTGCTGGTCGATCGTGGTGGTCTCCTCCCGGCGGTGGACCAGGTGGAGTTGCATCCGCATCTACCGCAGCAGGATATCCGCCGATTCGCGTCCGAACACGGCATTGCCGTGGAGTCGTGGAGTCCACTCGGGGGCACGAGCAATTCGGGCTGGGGTCCGAACTCGAAGCCGAACACCCTGCTCGTCGACCCGATCGTCACCCGCATCGCCGACCGCCACAGCAAGTCGGCCGCGCAGGTGCTCATCCGCTGGCATCTGCAGAACGGGCTCATCGTCATCCCGAAGTCGGTGCACGAGCAGCGCATCTCCCAGAACATCGACGTCTTCGACTTCGAACTCGACGAACTCGACCTCAGCGAACTCGACACCCTCGACGACGGCACCAGAGTGGGGGCGCATCCCGACGAGATGAACATCGGCGCACCCGCCTGATCCCTTCCCTCCGGAACTGGAACGTGTTCTCATTGCTGGGGTACGCACGTCCGACTTCCGGAAGGCAGCGATGAGCGAGACGACGACGCATCTGGTCCTGGGCAGACCGGTCACGATGCCCGTGCAGGTCCGGACCGCCACGGCGTTCATGGGGATGTTCTCCGTACCCGTGCGCCCCGCACAGGAACTCGTCGCCCACACCGGGCTCGAGATCCTGCAGTACCGGCCGGGCCACGGGATCTGCACCCTCGTCTTCGTGGACTACGTCGACGGGGATCTCGGCCCCTACAACGAGTTCGGAGTGTGCTTCCTCGTCCGCGACCATCGCAAGGGCGGAGACGGCATCATCGGAGACTGGCGGAGTCTTCTCGGCGGGCAGGCAGGTGCATTCATCCACCACCTGCCCGTCGACGGGGATTTCACCCTCGCGGCCGGACGCGGCATCTGGGGCTTCCCCAAGACTCTCGCCGACTTCGACGCCGACCACGACAGCAGCACCAGACGCGGTTCGGTCTCCGCGGACGGAGCACTGATCGCCGAGTTGACCGTGGCGCCCGGAATTCGCGTCCCCGGCAAGGGTCTCGCCGCATCGCTCGCCGCGTATTCACACATCGACGGCGTCACCCGATGCACGACCTGGGAGATGAACCCGAGCGGGGTGCGTACCCGGCTCGGCGGCGCGACCCTGCAGTTGGGTATGCATCCGATCGCCGAGGAACTGCGGTCGCTCGGCCTTCCTCGACGCGCACTCGCCTCGTCGTCGATCCCCGCCCTGCGGATGACCTTCGGGGACGCGACCGTCGTCTGACGACCACGCGCTCAGGCGAGCGCACCCGTCACGGCGAGAACGATCACCGCCACACCCAGCAGGGTGTCGAGCACGCCGCAGAACTCCGCGAGCGAGCGAGCGACCACGGTGTTCCGCCGGAAGTGGACATGGTCCCACGCGGCGTGGCCCAGCAGCCCGAGTCCGACGATCACTCCGGCCGGGACGGGAGCGAGCATCGTCGTGGCCACCGCGACGGCACCGAATCCGAGCATGGCCACTGCCGACGGCCCGATGAGCATCGCCCGGCCGGCCGGAGTGCGCGCCGGCCCGTAGACGGCGCCGACGGCACCCAGAGCGACCATCAGCACGGTGACCGGCACCGGCACGCCGAAGGCGACGACGGCAACCTTGCCGACCCCGATCAACAGGACGGCGCCGAGGAACAACGGCCAGGCCGCACTGCGACGGCCCAGTACAGCCGCACCGAGATAGACGAGCGCTGCGCCGGTCAGGATCGCCGGGAAGTCGGTGCCACCGTCGGCAAGAACGAACGCGGCGAGGGCAACCGCGACGAGGCTGGGCCACCTGCGCAGCACCCCTCGTAGCAGCGCTTTCGGGCCGACGCCGGCCGCAGGTCGATCGACTGGGAGGGTGGTGATGCCGGAACTTGTCATGGCGATCCGCCTAAGTTGAACAGTAATGTTCGATTTGTCGATCAGCGTAACCTGAACACCAGTGTTCGACAAGAGGAGGATCCGTGACCGCCGACAAGACATCCCTCGGACCTCGCTCCCCCCGCGTCAGGAAGCGCGCGGACGCCGAACGGAACATCGAGGCGATCCTCGATGCCGCCCGGATCACCTTGAGCCACGACCCCGACGCGAGCATCGGGGAGATCGCCGAGGCCGCGGGCGTCGGACGTGTCACGCTCTACGGCCACTTCCCCACTCGCGCCGAGCTCGTCACCGCGGTGGTGCAACGCGCGCTCGCCGAGGCGGAAGAGACCGTGGACCGGATCGATCTCACCGGCAATCCCCGCGACGCCCTGCACCGCCTGATCGCGGGTTCGTGGTCGCTCACTGCGGACGCGGGGACACTGCTCGCCGCCGCCGGACAAGCGCTGCCCGCCGAGGAGGTCCGCGCCGCGCACGACGGACTGCTGGCCCGCGCGACCGCCCTCATCGATCGCGGTCGAACCGAGGGGTTCTTTCGCACCGACCTGCCGTCGTCCTGGCTCGCGTCCGTCCTCCACAGTCTGGTCCATTGCGCCGCAGGCGAAGTCGCCGCCGGGCGACTGTCGGCGGAGGACGCCGCGGACTACATCGCCGCGACGGCCCTGTCGTCGTTCGCCCCACCCGACT harbors:
- a CDS encoding acetoacetate decarboxylase family protein, producing the protein MSETTTHLVLGRPVTMPVQVRTATAFMGMFSVPVRPAQELVAHTGLEILQYRPGHGICTLVFVDYVDGDLGPYNEFGVCFLVRDHRKGGDGIIGDWRSLLGGQAGAFIHHLPVDGDFTLAAGRGIWGFPKTLADFDADHDSSTRRGSVSADGALIAELTVAPGIRVPGKGLAASLAAYSHIDGVTRCTTWEMNPSGVRTRLGGATLQLGMHPIAEELRSLGLPRRALASSSIPALRMTFGDATVV
- a CDS encoding TetR/AcrR family transcriptional regulator produces the protein MTADKTSLGPRSPRVRKRADAERNIEAILDAARITLSHDPDASIGEIAEAAGVGRVTLYGHFPTRAELVTAVVQRALAEAEETVDRIDLTGNPRDALHRLIAGSWSLTADAGTLLAAAGQALPAEEVRAAHDGLLARATALIDRGRTEGFFRTDLPSSWLASVLHSLVHCAAGEVAAGRLSAEDAADYIAATALSSFAPPD
- a CDS encoding aldo/keto reductase, coding for MTPSTITLNSGTTIPQLGLGVWQATNDETERAVRYAIDEAGYRHIDTAAAYGNEEGVGRALAASSVPREDIFVTTKLWNSDQGYEPALKAFDTSLKKLGTDYVDLYLIHWPLQDRDRILRTWDALEKIAESGRAKAVGVCNFEPHHLQLLVDRGGLLPAVDQVELHPHLPQQDIRRFASEHGIAVESWSPLGGTSNSGWGPNSKPNTLLVDPIVTRIADRHSKSAAQVLIRWHLQNGLIVIPKSVHEQRISQNIDVFDFELDELDLSELDTLDDGTRVGAHPDEMNIGAPA